A region of Chloracidobacterium sp. DNA encodes the following proteins:
- a CDS encoding thioredoxin domain-containing protein — protein sequence MQISKKFTNSLINETSPYLLQHAHNPVDWYAWGEEAFEKAKAEDKPLLVSIGYSACHWCHVMEHESFEDEATAAIQNEHFVNIKVDMEERPDVDQIYMNFVQLTTGRGGWPMNVFLTPDKRPFFGGTYFPPAPRYGMASWQQILMSIAEAYKTKRDELENSANDIVGELQRLSIVESVSGGLSTDLLDAAFSSFSRTFDTVNGGFGGAPKFPPAMSLEFLLRYHYRTGDDMALSVVTYTLDKMARGGIYDQLGGGFHRYAVDAIWLVPHFEKMLYDNAQLIRVYLHAYQVTGNEFYKRIAIETLEYVRREMLDESGGFYSTQDADSEGEEGKFFVWTSEEIAEVIGDEEGRTFCEYYDVTSNGNFEGKNILNVKNPVAAAPGADMRAKLFAEREMRIKPHRDEKVLTAWNGLMLAAFADAAAVLGNDDYLEIAKRNADFILTQLQKDGRLQRTWKDGTAKLNGYVEDYANVADGLIELYKVSGEVKYLTEARRLADLMITEFWDEENGGFFFTSNDHEELIVRNKDFYDNATPSGNSVAADVLLRLAKLLGDDRYERFAVTVLRLTASQLRRYPQGFGRALSAMEFHLAATKEIAVLGAKGNEMERIILARYLPDTVIALSAEPASDAGVIPLLKDRQMVEGKPTVYVCENFVCQRPATTETEVNELLA from the coding sequence ATGCAAATTTCCAAAAAATTTACAAATAGTCTCATAAACGAGACTAGTCCGTATCTGCTCCAGCACGCTCACAACCCTGTCGACTGGTATGCGTGGGGCGAAGAGGCTTTTGAGAAAGCCAAGGCTGAGGACAAGCCTCTGTTGGTCAGCATCGGCTATTCGGCGTGCCATTGGTGTCATGTGATGGAGCATGAGTCGTTTGAAGATGAGGCCACGGCTGCTATACAGAATGAGCATTTCGTCAACATCAAGGTCGATATGGAAGAGCGGCCCGACGTCGATCAGATCTACATGAATTTCGTTCAACTGACGACCGGACGCGGCGGCTGGCCGATGAATGTGTTTCTGACTCCGGACAAGCGGCCGTTTTTTGGCGGCACATATTTCCCGCCCGCACCGCGATATGGAATGGCGAGTTGGCAGCAGATCTTAATGAGCATCGCCGAGGCGTATAAGACTAAACGGGATGAGTTAGAAAATTCGGCAAACGATATTGTCGGTGAATTGCAGCGGCTAAGTATTGTCGAGTCGGTTTCGGGCGGACTCTCAACTGACCTGTTGGATGCAGCGTTTTCGAGTTTTTCGCGTACGTTCGACACGGTGAACGGTGGTTTTGGCGGAGCTCCCAAATTTCCGCCTGCGATGTCGCTGGAATTTTTACTTCGATATCATTACCGGACTGGCGATGACATGGCTTTGTCGGTCGTGACCTACACTCTCGACAAAATGGCTCGCGGCGGCATCTACGATCAGCTTGGCGGAGGCTTTCATCGCTATGCTGTCGATGCGATCTGGCTTGTGCCGCATTTTGAGAAGATGCTCTACGACAATGCTCAGTTAATACGCGTATATTTGCATGCATATCAGGTGACAGGCAATGAATTTTACAAACGAATAGCTATTGAAACGCTTGAATATGTACGGCGTGAAATGCTTGACGAGAGCGGTGGCTTCTATTCGACTCAGGATGCTGACAGTGAGGGCGAAGAAGGTAAGTTCTTTGTTTGGACGTCGGAAGAGATCGCGGAGGTGATAGGCGATGAAGAGGGCAGAACATTTTGTGAGTATTATGATGTGACGTCGAACGGAAACTTTGAAGGGAAGAATATTCTGAATGTTAAGAACCCAGTCGCGGCCGCTCCCGGTGCTGACATGCGTGCAAAGCTATTTGCCGAGCGAGAAATGCGGATCAAGCCGCATCGCGATGAAAAGGTTTTGACGGCATGGAACGGCCTGATGCTGGCGGCATTTGCTGACGCGGCGGCCGTGCTCGGCAACGATGACTATCTAGAAATTGCAAAGCGCAATGCCGATTTCATTCTCACGCAGTTGCAGAAGGACGGGCGGCTGCAGCGAACTTGGAAAGATGGAACGGCAAAACTGAACGGTTATGTTGAAGATTACGCGAATGTTGCGGACGGATTGATCGAGCTTTACAAAGTTTCTGGTGAGGTCAAATATTTGACTGAGGCAAGGCGACTGGCGGATCTAATGATCACGGAGTTTTGGGATGAAGAAAACGGCGGGTTTTTCTTTACATCGAACGATCACGAAGAGTTGATCGTCCGCAATAAGGACTTTTATGACAACGCAACGCCGTCAGGAAACTCTGTTGCTGCTGATGTGCTGTTGAGATTGGCCAAATTGCTGGGTGACGACAGGTATGAACGATTTGCGGTGACAGTGTTAAGGTTGACGGCGTCGCAGTTGCGGAGATATCCGCAAGGTTTCGGGCGGGCTTTGTCCGCGATGGAATTTCATCTCGCCGCTACAAAAGAAATTGCGGTGTTAGGAGCGAAGGGGAATGAAATGGAACGCATCATTCTCGCCAGATACTTGCCGGACACGGTCATTGCATTGTCAGCGGAACCAGCGTCGGACGCGGGGGTCATTCCGCTGCTAAAAGATCGTCAAATGGTTGAAGGTAAACCAACGGTCTATGTTTGTGAGAATTTTGTTTGCCAACGACCGGCGACGACTGAGACTGAAGTGAATGAGTTGCTAGCTTAA
- a CDS encoding GGDEF domain-containing protein: protein MTNFEDQPTQGSTTRTDTFYQVVFVIAAMCSIFLAFVLANSQFSIEAKTRGFSGIMAGFLLACVGLHIWQRRHSSPHASAGSNADRTLPATEGLRALEEASEFFSGSIKKADMFRLVSSRIRQLAKFRTSALFLLDETRSHLRVAETDGPDADAIKHRTHVLSDASVGICFSRRCVEIEQSAGNDIEGIGSIVAIPLLNGVEPFGVLCLYFDENNNVSERESSLFEAIGVRAAPLVLSSIALERSLANALTDGTTDLPNERAFYLFLENQIAETQRNPEARPLTILAIDIKNFDEINQRFGHVTGDRVLSIASKIIKDNLRQMDFLSRASSDEFLVILPTASKEIAHEVIARLSTGFFGRKLKINESESVEVELYFGWAAFGTDCETPKGLVTTARSRKEQSKSSEPNKVLWFPHELVN, encoded by the coding sequence ATGACAAATTTTGAAGACCAGCCCACGCAGGGAAGTACTACGCGCACAGACACCTTTTATCAGGTCGTTTTTGTTATTGCGGCAATGTGTTCGATCTTTCTCGCTTTTGTTTTGGCAAATTCACAATTTTCGATCGAAGCAAAAACTCGCGGATTTTCCGGCATTATGGCAGGATTTTTGCTAGCCTGTGTCGGCCTCCATATTTGGCAGCGTCGTCATTCTTCGCCCCATGCTTCCGCAGGATCAAATGCGGATCGCACATTGCCTGCCACAGAGGGCCTTCGAGCTTTGGAGGAAGCGAGCGAATTTTTTTCCGGTTCGATCAAGAAGGCGGATATGTTCAGGCTTGTTTCGAGTAGGATCCGGCAACTTGCAAAATTTCGCACGTCTGCACTTTTTCTGCTGGACGAAACTAGATCGCATCTTCGTGTCGCCGAGACCGACGGCCCTGATGCCGACGCTATTAAACATAGAACGCACGTGTTGAGCGACGCATCGGTCGGAATTTGTTTTTCACGGCGTTGCGTCGAGATCGAACAGTCGGCAGGCAACGACATCGAGGGCATTGGTTCAATTGTCGCAATACCATTGCTAAATGGCGTAGAACCTTTCGGTGTTTTGTGTCTCTATTTTGATGAGAATAACAATGTAAGCGAAAGGGAGTCTTCGCTATTCGAAGCGATCGGCGTGCGAGCGGCTCCTTTGGTTTTGAGCTCTATTGCACTAGAACGAAGCCTCGCAAACGCTCTGACCGACGGAACAACCGACCTGCCGAATGAACGCGCGTTCTATCTGTTTCTCGAAAATCAAATAGCTGAGACGCAGCGTAATCCAGAAGCCAGACCGCTGACGATTCTTGCCATTGATATTAAAAATTTCGACGAGATCAATCAAAGGTTTGGACATGTGACCGGCGACCGGGTTCTGAGCATCGCGTCAAAGATCATCAAGGACAACCTGCGGCAGATGGATTTTCTATCGCGAGCTTCGTCCGACGAATTTTTAGTTATTTTGCCGACTGCATCCAAAGAGATAGCTCACGAGGTGATCGCGAGACTTAGCACGGGATTTTTTGGCAGAAAGCTGAAGATCAATGAGAGCGAATCTGTCGAGGTAGAACTATATTTTGGCTGGGCTGCTTTTGGCACCGATTGTGAAACTCCGAAAGGCCTTGTAACGACCGCTCGTTCAAGAAAAGAACAATCCAAATCGTCCGAACCCAACAAAGTTCTATGGTTCCCTCACGAGCTAGTCAATTAA
- a CDS encoding MBL fold metallo-hydrolase, which produces MAKITFYGGVGTVTGSKYLLEHNGKKILVDCGLFQGLKEIRARNWQDPPFDPREIDAVIITHAHIDHTGWLPRLVKLGFGGEITTSRATGDLLKVLLPDSARLQEEEADYRNRHDLTSHSPALPLYDEDDARATLQKLRPVPNDGQPYDICEGIRASFMVAGHIMGASLVLVEMSTGGDASVNERAYSAEGTLLNSRVSARSDSIRFLFSGDLGHYDQPIVKDPATPPDCDYLMCESTYGDRLHGEVDSETQMARIINDAAKRDGPILIPAFAVGRTQEVLYMIRELEEQKRIPILPVVVDSPMAAQATQIYNRWHEEHDREYASILAGKKHPLRTASMTTASSRDESKKLNEMKGSRIIISASGMLSGGRVLHHAMRILPNENATIIFVGYQAAGTAGRRIQDGEREVRIMKNWVPVNCHIEKVEGFSAHADWKAVLRWLSGLSNAPKMVFTTHGEPEAAEAMAGHIRDRFGWNVVVPQYEETIELL; this is translated from the coding sequence ATGGCGAAGATAACATTTTATGGCGGTGTCGGGACTGTTACGGGCTCCAAGTATTTGCTTGAGCATAACGGCAAAAAGATACTTGTCGATTGCGGTCTGTTTCAGGGATTGAAGGAGATCCGCGCACGTAACTGGCAAGATCCGCCGTTCGATCCGCGCGAGATCGATGCGGTAATTATCACTCATGCGCATATCGACCATACGGGTTGGCTGCCGAGGCTTGTTAAACTAGGATTTGGCGGGGAAATCACGACTTCAAGGGCAACCGGCGATCTATTGAAGGTCCTTTTGCCGGATTCTGCACGTTTGCAGGAAGAGGAAGCGGACTATCGCAATCGTCACGACCTTACAAGTCATTCTCCGGCATTGCCGCTTTATGATGAGGATGACGCGCGTGCGACGCTCCAGAAATTGCGGCCAGTGCCTAACGACGGCCAGCCTTACGACATTTGCGAAGGCATCAGGGCGAGCTTTATGGTCGCCGGGCATATCATGGGAGCGAGTCTTGTGTTGGTGGAGATGAGTACGGGCGGAGACGCGAGTGTGAACGAGCGTGCATACTCGGCTGAAGGCACGCTCCTTAACAGTCGCGTTTCCGCCCGCAGCGACAGCATTCGTTTTCTGTTCTCGGGTGATCTTGGACATTACGATCAGCCGATCGTTAAAGACCCTGCGACGCCGCCGGATTGCGATTATCTGATGTGCGAATCGACCTATGGAGATCGTCTGCACGGCGAAGTCGATTCGGAAACGCAAATGGCACGGATCATAAACGATGCTGCCAAACGCGACGGCCCGATTTTGATACCAGCGTTTGCTGTTGGACGCACGCAAGAAGTGCTCTACATGATCCGCGAACTTGAGGAGCAGAAACGCATTCCGATCTTGCCGGTCGTTGTTGATTCGCCGATGGCAGCGCAGGCGACGCAAATTTATAATCGTTGGCATGAGGAACACGACCGCGAATATGCCTCAATACTCGCGGGCAAAAAGCATCCTTTGCGGACCGCGTCTATGACAACTGCTTCGAGCCGTGACGAATCAAAGAAGTTAAATGAGATGAAAGGCTCACGCATTATTATTTCGGCTTCGGGAATGCTGTCAGGCGGCCGCGTTCTGCATCACGCGATGCGAATACTGCCAAATGAGAATGCGACGATAATTTTTGTTGGCTATCAGGCAGCCGGAACTGCGGGCCGTCGAATTCAGGACGGCGAGCGGGAAGTTCGCATTATGAAAAATTGGGTTCCGGTCAATTGCCATATCGAAAAGGTCGAAGGCTTTTCCGCTCATGCCGATTGGAAGGCAGTGTTACGCTGGCTTAGCGGATTGTCCAACGCACCCAAGATGGTTTTCACGACCCACGGCGAGCCTGAGGCCGCCGAGGCAATGGCAGGACACATCCGCGACAGATTCGGATGGAATGTAGTTGTGCCGCAGTATGAAGAAACCATCGAACTATTGTAA
- a CDS encoding acetyl ornithine aminotransferase family protein has product MTPTQELQRPSIKTELPGPKSREIIDADSRYVTPSYPRPDYKLVVDHASGVWITDPDGNTFLDCNAGVAVCSTGHCHPEIVAAIQKQVSELIHLCGTDFYYRHMPELGKKLEEICPIEGPTRTHFGNSGAEAVETALKVATYHTRRQKFISFFGSFHGRTLGALSLTSSKKAQRLGFMRQALDVVHIPYPNKFRHFATDMPTDEATITRDVVKWIEKRLFQTTTPPEEVAGIVLEVVQGEGGYIPAPLAFVKELRRICDENGIMLIIDEVQSGMGRTGKMFALDHYPGVKADIMCLAKGLGSGMPIGACIARADIMDWHKGAHASTFGGNPVALTAALKTIELLQGGLVDNSRDVGAYLEEGLQKLAQKYDCIGDIRGFGMMLGVEFVTDKVSLTPAPELRDAIEMECYKRGLIILGCGHNSIRWSPPLILAKEHVDVALEIFDEAIAASV; this is encoded by the coding sequence ATGACACCGACACAAGAATTACAAAGACCGTCAATTAAAACTGAGTTGCCAGGACCAAAGTCCCGCGAGATCATCGACGCTGATTCCCGCTACGTCACGCCGAGTTATCCACGGCCCGATTACAAACTGGTTGTCGATCACGCAAGCGGCGTTTGGATCACCGATCCTGATGGAAATACCTTTCTCGACTGTAATGCCGGCGTCGCCGTCTGTTCGACGGGCCATTGCCATCCGGAGATCGTTGCTGCTATTCAGAAACAAGTCAGCGAGTTGATCCATCTTTGCGGCACCGATTTCTATTACAGGCACATGCCGGAGCTTGGAAAGAAGCTGGAAGAGATCTGCCCGATCGAAGGACCAACGAGAACCCATTTCGGCAACAGCGGTGCCGAAGCAGTCGAAACGGCTTTGAAAGTCGCGACGTATCATACACGACGACAGAAATTCATCTCGTTTTTCGGATCGTTCCATGGTAGAACACTTGGGGCATTGAGTCTGACCTCTTCTAAAAAGGCACAGCGTCTTGGTTTTATGCGGCAGGCACTCGATGTCGTTCACATTCCATATCCAAACAAATTCCGACACTTCGCGACCGATATGCCGACTGACGAAGCCACGATAACACGCGACGTCGTCAAATGGATCGAAAAGCGTCTTTTCCAAACAACAACGCCGCCTGAAGAAGTAGCTGGCATCGTCCTCGAAGTCGTTCAGGGCGAAGGCGGCTACATTCCTGCACCGCTCGCGTTTGTTAAAGAGTTAAGACGAATCTGCGACGAAAACGGTATCATGCTCATCATTGACGAGGTGCAGTCGGGAATGGGCCGCACTGGCAAGATGTTCGCCCTAGACCATTATCCCGGCGTAAAGGCAGACATTATGTGTCTTGCGAAAGGACTTGGCTCAGGAATGCCTATCGGTGCCTGCATCGCCCGAGCCGACATCATGGATTGGCACAAAGGTGCTCACGCCTCAACGTTCGGCGGCAATCCGGTCGCATTGACCGCTGCTCTTAAAACTATCGAGTTGCTGCAAGGCGGCCTAGTTGATAACAGCCGTGATGTTGGAGCTTATCTCGAAGAGGGTCTGCAAAAACTGGCTCAAAAATACGATTGCATCGGCGACATTCGCGGTTTTGGTATGATGCTCGGTGTAGAATTCGTAACCGATAAAGTGAGCCTCACACCCGCTCCCGAACTCCGCGACGCGATCGAAATGGAATGTTACAAACGCGGCCTGATCATTCTAGGCTGCGGCCATAACTCGATCCGCTGGTCACCGCCTTTGATCCTTGCAAAGGAACATGTCGATGTTGCTTTAGAAATATTCGACGAAGCGATCGCCGCTTCTGTATAG
- a CDS encoding circumsporozoite protein — translation MKKVILLSTVLGLGALGMACGEAPANNTPAVKPAANAAMNAVNTAVNTAQVAANTMANAANSMANAIKPATNAAPVNAAKAPAANATNANATKK, via the coding sequence ATGAAAAAAGTAATCTTACTTTCGACAGTTCTTGGTTTGGGTGCACTTGGCATGGCTTGCGGCGAAGCGCCTGCAAACAACACACCAGCCGTCAAACCGGCAGCTAACGCAGCTATGAATGCTGTTAACACTGCTGTGAACACAGCACAGGTTGCTGCTAACACAATGGCAAATGCAGCTAACTCGATGGCTAACGCTATCAAGCCTGCTACCAATGCAGCTCCGGTTAATGCAGCGAAAGCACCGGCAGCAAATGCAACAAACGCAAACGCAACAAAGAAATAG
- a CDS encoding electron transfer flavoprotein subunit beta/FixA family protein: protein MKIIVLMKQVANKDAVLRIGGDEKWINEADISQQTNESDGYALEEALRTVEAKGEGEVVVCTLGPQTAKTVIKDALARGANRAIHIVVEDSKTLSAYQIAKTIADAIRDENADLVFTGLQSDDASYGQTGVILAELLGIPHATIVIEVDRASLGDTLRVKRELESGWYQWFTYKLPSLLTIQSGISQIRYASLKGIMAAKSKEIREVTPSVEAFASAAKIEKVYMPLKTKQTQILGNGDAKAGAVELVERLRTEVRVI from the coding sequence ATGAAAATTATTGTTTTAATGAAGCAAGTCGCCAATAAGGATGCGGTTCTTCGCATTGGGGGCGACGAGAAGTGGATTAATGAGGCTGACATTTCGCAGCAGACGAACGAGTCTGACGGGTACGCTCTTGAAGAGGCTCTGCGGACTGTTGAGGCTAAAGGCGAAGGTGAGGTTGTTGTCTGTACGCTCGGGCCTCAGACGGCCAAGACCGTCATAAAAGACGCTCTGGCTCGCGGAGCTAACCGTGCGATTCACATTGTTGTTGAAGACAGCAAGACGCTCTCAGCGTATCAGATCGCAAAGACCATCGCGGATGCTATTCGTGATGAGAACGCCGATCTTGTGTTTACAGGATTACAGTCCGATGATGCGAGCTATGGCCAGACGGGAGTGATACTTGCCGAATTGCTCGGCATACCGCATGCGACTATTGTGATCGAGGTTGATAGAGCAAGCCTCGGCGATACGCTTCGCGTCAAACGCGAGCTTGAGAGCGGTTGGTATCAGTGGTTCACGTATAAGCTGCCTTCGCTGCTTACGATCCAATCCGGCATCTCACAGATCCGTTATGCATCGCTCAAGGGCATTATGGCCGCGAAGAGCAAGGAAATTCGTGAGGTCACACCTTCAGTCGAGGCATTTGCTTCGGCAGCGAAGATCGAAAAAGTTTACATGCCTCTGAAAACAAAGCAGACGCAAATACTCGGTAACGGCGACGCTAAGGCCGGTGCCGTCGAGTTGGTCGAAAGGCTTAGAACGGAGGTTCGAGTTATATGA
- a CDS encoding AraC family transcriptional regulator produces MKYSESKSNGSAAFLVKSYWELSYGRDEMSGEPEPVLPDGSVELIFDFCDRFVTYFADGFTQFQPRSIVAGQLTTRLSIGPSGDTDIFGVRLRPEAGSALLGISMAEIRDQIIDLRSILGSREDELFEKLAAAADFNARIVIFEDFFSAFGETAVSMEMRSCVSAQRSASGSMSVGDCAAYLNWSERRLERAFNEQIGLSPKLFARIIRFQTFLDAIGSNDSTLLDGALKAGYYDQAHMIKDFRNFSGVTPTEYFGRDLVFSGHFLNT; encoded by the coding sequence ATGAAATATTCCGAATCAAAATCTAACGGTAGTGCCGCCTTTTTGGTCAAGTCGTACTGGGAGCTTTCTTACGGCCGTGACGAAATGTCTGGCGAACCGGAACCTGTTTTGCCGGACGGCAGCGTCGAGTTAATTTTCGATTTTTGCGATCGATTCGTGACTTATTTCGCGGACGGTTTTACCCAATTTCAGCCAAGATCGATCGTTGCCGGACAACTAACGACGCGGCTTTCGATCGGGCCGAGCGGTGATACTGATATATTCGGCGTTCGCCTGCGTCCCGAAGCCGGTTCAGCGTTACTGGGCATTTCAATGGCGGAGATACGTGACCAGATCATCGATCTCCGGAGTATCTTAGGAAGTCGTGAAGACGAGTTGTTCGAAAAGCTTGCCGCGGCTGCGGATTTCAATGCACGGATAGTGATCTTTGAGGACTTTTTCTCAGCTTTTGGCGAAACGGCTGTGAGCATGGAAATGAGATCGTGTGTCTCAGCACAGCGTTCCGCAAGCGGATCGATGTCGGTCGGCGATTGTGCCGCATATCTAAACTGGTCTGAGCGGCGGCTCGAACGGGCGTTTAACGAGCAGATCGGACTGTCGCCGAAACTGTTTGCAAGGATAATTAGATTTCAGACATTTCTCGACGCAATTGGCTCAAATGATTCCACATTGCTCGATGGTGCTCTTAAGGCAGGCTATTATGATCAGGCCCATATGATCAAAGATTTTCGAAATTTTTCGGGTGTTACGCCGACTGAATATTTCGGGCGCGACCTCGTGTTTTCCGGACACTTTCTGAATACCTGA
- a CDS encoding electron transfer flavoprotein subunit alpha/FixB family protein — MILVFIEHKDCVLNKTSLEAIVAAQSIGKDLGLKVAAVLPCDKDCALAQEIAGYSLEKVIVAKNEKLGTYTPDGYADAWEQVIRATNPQYVVMSHTYQVRDFAPKVAARLGREVVGDCIRYKAEGGKLVLSRRIFLGKLDADVTIGGDAPYFVTFQSGAFRGENAENGTAAVETMNVMVGDIRMTPEAPFQEAKATVDLTKSEIIVAVGRGIKSQENIALAQQLADVLGADLAASRPICDSEWLPIDRQIGSSGQTVAPKVYIALGISGAIQHIVGMKNAGTIVAINKDSEAPIFDIADYGIVGDLFDAVPVMVEEIKKAKG; from the coding sequence ATGATCTTAGTATTTATCGAGCACAAAGACTGCGTCCTAAATAAGACCTCGCTTGAGGCGATCGTGGCGGCGCAGAGCATTGGAAAAGACCTCGGGCTAAAGGTCGCGGCTGTTCTGCCTTGCGATAAGGATTGCGCGTTGGCACAGGAGATCGCAGGTTATAGTCTCGAAAAGGTGATTGTTGCCAAGAACGAGAAGCTTGGAACATACACGCCTGATGGTTACGCTGACGCCTGGGAGCAGGTTATCAGAGCCACGAATCCACAGTATGTTGTGATGTCGCATACATATCAAGTGCGTGATTTTGCACCGAAGGTTGCAGCAAGGCTTGGACGTGAAGTTGTCGGCGATTGTATTCGTTACAAGGCCGAGGGCGGAAAACTAGTTCTGAGCCGGCGCATTTTCCTTGGGAAACTCGATGCAGATGTTACTATCGGCGGCGATGCTCCGTATTTTGTGACCTTCCAATCAGGTGCTTTTCGCGGCGAGAATGCCGAAAACGGAACTGCTGCGGTCGAGACAATGAATGTCATGGTCGGCGATATTCGTATGACTCCTGAGGCTCCGTTTCAGGAGGCTAAAGCGACTGTCGATCTCACCAAATCCGAGATCATCGTTGCAGTCGGACGCGGCATCAAATCGCAGGAGAACATTGCACTTGCTCAGCAGCTTGCAGATGTTCTAGGTGCCGACCTTGCCGCCTCGCGTCCGATCTGCGATAGCGAATGGCTGCCAATTGACCGGCAGATCGGTTCGTCCGGGCAGACGGTCGCACCGAAGGTTTACATTGCCCTCGGCATTTCAGGCGCTATCCAACACATCGTGGGAATGAAAAACGCAGGAACAATTGTTGCCATTAATAAGGATTCCGAAGCGCCGATCTTTGATATAGCGGATTATGGTATTGTCGGCGACCTTTTTGATGCCGTCCCTGTAATGGTAGAAGAGATCAAGAAAGCGAAAGGTTAA
- the fabF gene encoding beta-ketoacyl-ACP synthase II gives MKRRVVVTGLGLVTACGNDVPTTWSALMNGENGADYIKKFDAEKYSTKFACEVKDFDPLSFLDKKEARRMGAFTHFALAASDEAMKHSGLVIDDSNAEMIGTYISSGIGDFWAIEREHEKLLASGPDRVSPFFIVSAIVNLASGNVSIRHGAKGPNSATATACSAGAHAIGDSFRLIERGDADAMICGGAESAITPMSVAGFASMRALSSRNDDPKHASRPFDLERDGFVIGEGAGLMILEELEFAKARGANILAEIVGYGMSGDAFHVTMPDETGSGAIRVMERALKDAGITTEQINYINAHGTSTPYNDKFETLAIKKVFGERAYEIPVSSTKSMTGHALGAAGGLEAVFSVKAIMENKLPPTINYEFPDPDCDLDYIPNQAREAKVDYVLSNNFGFGGTNACLIFKRYED, from the coding sequence GTGCGGATTACATTAAGAAATTCGACGCCGAGAAATATTCGACCAAATTCGCGTGTGAAGTTAAGGATTTTGATCCGTTGAGTTTTCTTGACAAGAAGGAAGCTCGCCGAATGGGTGCGTTTACGCACTTTGCTTTGGCGGCATCTGACGAGGCGATGAAACACAGCGGCCTTGTCATTGATGATTCGAACGCAGAGATGATCGGTACTTATATAAGTTCGGGTATCGGCGATTTTTGGGCGATCGAGCGTGAACACGAAAAGCTTCTCGCCTCTGGCCCTGATCGTGTATCGCCGTTCTTTATTGTCTCGGCGATCGTCAACCTTGCATCGGGCAATGTTTCGATACGACACGGTGCAAAGGGGCCGAATTCAGCGACTGCAACAGCTTGTTCGGCCGGTGCTCACGCTATCGGTGACAGTTTTCGCTTGATCGAACGCGGTGACGCTGATGCGATGATCTGCGGCGGTGCAGAGAGTGCTATCACTCCTATGTCAGTTGCGGGTTTTGCATCGATGCGTGCTCTTTCATCACGAAATGACGATCCGAAGCACGCCTCTCGTCCGTTCGATCTCGAAAGAGATGGGTTTGTGATCGGTGAAGGCGCAGGATTGATGATCCTTGAAGAACTTGAATTTGCCAAGGCGCGTGGTGCCAATATTCTTGCCGAGATCGTTGGTTACGGAATGAGCGGTGATGCATTTCACGTAACAATGCCGGATGAGACTGGTTCCGGAGCGATTCGCGTGATGGAGCGGGCATTGAAGGATGCAGGAATTACAACTGAGCAGATCAACTATATCAATGCTCATGGCACGTCGACACCTTACAACGATAAATTTGAGACGCTGGCTATCAAGAAGGTCTTTGGCGAGCGAGCCTACGAAATTCCGGTTAGTTCTACAAAATCAATGACCGGCCATGCTCTTGGAGCTGCGGGCGGCCTGGAGGCAGTATTTTCGGTAAAGGCGATAATGGAAAATAAATTGCCGCCTACGATCAATTACGAATTTCCCGATCCAGATTGTGATCTCGATTACATACCCAACCAGGCTCGTGAGGCTAAAGTTGATTATGTGTTGTCGAATAATTTTGGATTTGGCGGAACCAATGCTTGTTTGATCTTTAAGAGGTATGAAGACTAG
- a CDS encoding HtaA domain-containing protein, which yields MKKIFLLIAMLSISVGLTFAQSNNRPSGQTTQIELIHGGTSVELSSGFIGALTALNIAPGKVFPARIRNGIATFPITDGTLDRQTLRGEIAHNGGLTLTRGATKVKLKGFTIDTTGTGGIILTGLVSANGAVVGRIPLFDLTLPTSSSIFLDIERVDLDNVSVTLRPEAATALNAVFETNAFVAGFGIGTARVRGFGYGD from the coding sequence ATGAAAAAAATCTTTCTTTTGATTGCGATGCTATCAATTTCAGTCGGCCTGACGTTCGCACAGTCGAACAATCGCCCATCCGGACAAACAACCCAGATTGAACTTATTCACGGCGGGACTTCGGTTGAGCTAAGCTCTGGCTTCATCGGGGCACTAACCGCGCTAAATATAGCTCCCGGCAAAGTATTTCCAGCTAGGATTCGCAACGGAATCGCAACTTTTCCGATAACAGACGGAACACTTGATCGTCAAACACTCCGAGGAGAGATAGCGCACAATGGCGGCCTGACCTTAACGAGAGGTGCCACCAAGGTTAAACTGAAGGGCTTTACCATTGACACCACCGGTACAGGCGGAATCATCCTGACGGGACTTGTATCTGCTAACGGAGCTGTTGTTGGTCGTATTCCTCTGTTTGACCTAACCCTTCCAACTAGTTCGTCTATCTTCCTTGATATCGAACGTGTGGATTTAGACAACGTGTCAGTAACACTCAGGCCAGAGGCAGCTACCGCGCTGAACGCTGTGTTCGAAACCAACGCTTTTGTCGCCGGCTTCGGTATCGGAACTGCCCGTGTACGTGGCTTCGGGTACGGCGATTAA